Proteins co-encoded in one Populus trichocarpa isolate Nisqually-1 chromosome 10, P.trichocarpa_v4.1, whole genome shotgun sequence genomic window:
- the LOC7468130 gene encoding DEAD-box ATP-dependent RNA helicase 46, which produces MATAEPASATVGPRYAPEDPTLPKPWTGLIDGSTGLLYYWNPETNITQYEKPPSVPPQMPPALPPNASTPKLAQIPMAHSSQPNGLVAQAAQQTMQASQQQGQQISQLHQQYGQVTSQQQGPQVVQVSNQQGAPQQGSQLAQAIQQPGQLRSMQHPGQHLLSHAGQQMPQQGGQQVPQQVGQYIMQHQSLQMPQPQGHQYAYQQPMQYMTYQQNVLPQGQQSSQQQAHLSAQGLQFPNQHEYKAVLPKREEVEFQQGNQTGFSPARFQQTGGSSSQNLSSAGSNPVCMPHSGVQLGQAQQFGSSSVNIQHPPSMVQMQQIGTDFHQQHGPRFQNHMGPSVMHNQQSNLPPAGLNMGYENNAHGRSGNDHYINAKVEGPVMSPHQPEFTAMSRARKQQDSRTGSVPFQNVGPGHGGGFNADGHPNHNMYSHATSGPPFPNNALMRPSFIETADISNLSPAEVYRQEHEVSATGDNVPAPFMTFEATGFPSEILRDIHSAGFVSPTPIQAQTWPIALQSRDIVAIAKTGSGKTLGYLIPAFILLQQRRNNAQNGPTVLVLAPTRELATQIQDEVMKFGRSSRVSCTCLYGGAPKIPQLKELERGADIVVATPGRLNDILEMKRIDFRQVSLLVLDEADRMLDMGFEPQIRKIVNEIPPQRQTLMFTATWPKEVRKIASDLLVHPVQVNIGSVDVLAANKSITQYVEVVPQMEKDRRLEQILRTQERGSKAIIFCSTKRLCDQLARSIGRNFGAAAIHGDKSQGERDWALNQFRSGKSPILVATDVAARGLDIKDIRIVINYDFPSGIEDYVHRIGRTGRAGATGVSYTFFSEQDWKYAADLVKLLEGANQHVPVEVREMALRGGPSFGKDRGGLNRFDAGRGGGRWASGGRGGMRDGGFGGRGGMRDGGFGGRGGMRENSFGGRGGMRENSFGGRGGMRDGNFGGRGGRNDLFSGRENRGRGFGGSGGGHVGWGRNDRGPNDRHSYMDGRGRGHGRFDGRRDMTDKSRGRSFSRSPDRARTRGYSRSRSRSRSRSRSWTRSRSRSPRDSRSRSPRHSRSRSRSPRRSRSRSGIRSHSPQHASSHSLSPRRSPDYDRFERPRERNIDEKDMTVPELKASEQEMSPMSPGTHGNAFSGAELLPATGSAEPVQQEATGDPGLPSVAEA; this is translated from the exons ATGGCTACTGCTGAACCAGCTTCAGCTACCGTTGGGCCACGGTATGCTCCAGAAGACCCAACCCTTCCCAAACCATGGACAGGACTGATTGATGGAAGTACAGGTCTTTTATATTACTGGAATCCTGAAACAAACATCACACAGTATGAAAAGCCCCCATCTGTGCCGCCACAGATGCCTCCTGCTCTACCTCCTAATGCTTCTACGCCTAAGTTGGCCCAGATACCCATGGCACACTCATCGCAACCAAATGGCTTGGTGGCTCAAGCTGCACAACAGACTATGCAAGCATCACAGCAACAAGGGCAACAGATTAGCCAGTTGCATCAACAATATGGACAAGTAACTTCACAACAGCAGGGTCCCCAAGTAGTGCAGGTTTCTAACCAGCAGGGTGCACCACAGCAAGGTTCACAGTTGGCACAGGCCATTCAACAACCGGGGCAGTTGAGATCAATGCAGCATCCAGGTCAGCATCTGCTGTCCCATGCAGGGCAGCAAATGCCTCAACAAGGAGGTCAGCAGGTGCCCCAGCAGGTAGGACAGTACATTATGCAGCATCAAAGCTTGCAAATGCCACAACCACAAGGACATCAGTATGCATATCAGCAGCCAATGCAGTACATGACATATCAGCAAAACGTGCTTCCACAAGGCCAACAAAGCTCGCAGCAGCAGGCACATCTTAGTGCACAAGGGTTGCAATTTCCTAATCAACATGAATACAAGGCAGTGTTGCCGAAGAGAGAGGAAGTTGAGTTCCAGCAAGGAAATCAAACTGGGTTTTCTCCAGCTCGGTTTCAACAGACTGGTGGATCATCCTCTCAAAACCTGTCTTCTGCTGGAAGCAATCCGGTTTGCATGCCGCATTCTGGTGTTCAGTTGGGTCAGGCTCAGCAGTTTGGTAGCTCTTCTGTTAATATTCAACATCCTCCTTCCATGGTTCAGATGCAGCAAATTGGGACTGATTTTCATCAGCAGCATGGTCCTAGGTTTCAAAATCATATGGGTCCCTCAGTGATGCACAATCAGCAGTCTAATCTGCCCCCTGCTGGGTTAAATATGGGTTATGAGAACAATGCACATGGTAGGTCTGGCAATGATCATTATATTAATGCTAAAGTGGAAGGGCCTGTGATGAGTCCCCATCAGCCTGAGTTTACAGCTATGTCTAGGGCAAGAAAGCAGCAG GATTCAAGGACAGGGAGCGTCCCATTTCAGAATGTCGGGCCTGGTCATGGTGGCGGATTTAATGCAGATGGGCATCCCAACCATAATATGTATAGTCATGCAACCAGTGGTCCACCTTTTCCAAACAATGCATTGATGAGACCATCTTTCATCGAAACTGCAGACATTTCTAACCTCTCGCCTGCTGAAGTTTACCGCCAGGAGCATGAAGTCTCAGCTACG GGTGACAATGTTCCTGCCCCATTCATGACTTTTGAAGCCACTGGTTTCCCTTCGGAGATATTACGAGAT ATACATTCTGCTGGATTCGTATCTCCGACACCAATTCAGGCACAAACATGGCCAATTGCGCTACAAAGTAGGGATATAGTGGCCATTGCCAAAACTGGTTCCGGTAAAACATTGGGTTACTTGATTCCTGCCTTCATTCTTCTTCAACAGCGACGAAATAATGCTCAGAATGGACCTACAGTGTTAGTCTTGGCTCCAACCAGGGAGCTTGCCACGCAAATACAAGATGAGGTGATGAAATTTGGTCGATCTTCTAGGGTCTCTTGCACG TGCTTGTATGGTGGAGCTCCAAAGATTCCTCAACTGAAAGAATTAGAAAGGGGAGCAGATATAGTTGTGGCAACACCTGGTCGACTCAATGACATCCTTGAAATGAAAAGGATTGACTTTAGGCAAGTTTCACTCCTTGTGCTTGATGAGGCTGATCGAATGCTTGACATGGGATTTGAGCCTCAGATCCGTAAGATTGTGAACGAAATACCTCCTCAAAGGCAAACACTTATGTTCACTGCAACCTGGCCAAAAGAAGTGAGGAAAATAGCAAGTGATCTTCTTGTTCATCCTGTCCAGGTGAACATTGGCAGTGTTGATGTGCTTGCTGCCAACAAGTCAATCACACAG TATGTTGAAGTGGTCCCACAAATGGAAAAGGATCGGCGCTTGGAGCAAATCCTTAGAACACAAGAGAGAGGTTCCAAGGCTATCATTTTCTGCTCTACAAAGAGATTGTGTGACCAGCTTGCACGGAGTATTGGACGGAACTTTGGAGCCGCTGCAATCCATGGAGACAAGTCTCAAGGTGAGAGAGACTGGGCTTTAAACCAATTCCGGAGTGGAAAATCTCCAATTTTAGTTGCCACTGACGTTGCTGCCCGTGGTCTTGATATCAAAGACATAAG gaTTGTTATCAACTACGACTTCCCCTCTGGGATTGAGGACTATGTTCACCGAATTGGTAGAACTGGGAGGGCTGGTGCAACTGGGGTGTCATACACCTTTTTCTCTGAGCAGGACTGGAAATATGCAGCTGACCTGGTTAAACTGCTGGAGGGAGCTAATCAGCATGTGCCCGTAGAGGTGCGAGAGATGGCGTTGCGTGGTGGACCTAGCTTTGGGAAGGATCGAGGAGGGTTGAACCGTTTTGATGCTGGCAGGGGTGGTGGGCGGTGGGCTTCTGGTGGCCGTGGTGGGATGAGAGATGGTGGCTTTGGTGGTCGTGGTGGGATGAGAGATGGTGGCTTTGGTGGCCGTGGTGGGATGCGGGAAAACAGCTTTGGGGGACGTGGTGGGATGAGGGAAAACAGCTTTGGGGGACGTGGTGGGATGAGGGATGGGAACTTTGGGGGACGTGGTGGGAGAAACGACTTGTTTTCTGGGCGGGAAAACAGGGGAAGGGGTTTTGGTGGCTCTGGTGGTGGACATGTAGGTTGGGGTAGGAATGATCGAGGCCCAAATGATCGTCATAGTTACATGGATGGCCGTGGACGTGGTCATGGAAGATTCGATGGTAGAAGGGATATGACTGATAAGAGTAGGGGCAGAAGTTTCAGTCGAAGCCCTGATAGGGCTCGAACACGGGGTTATAGCCGGAGCCGGAGCCGGAGCCGTAGTAGGAGTCGGAGCTGGACCAGAAGCCGCAGCCGCAGCCCTCGAGACAGCCGCAGCCGCAGCCCCCGACAcagccgcagccgcagccgcagcccccgacgcagccgcagccgcagcGGCATCCGCAGCCATAGTCCTCAACATGCCAGTAGTCACAGCCTTAGCCCTCGAAGGAGCCCTGACTATGATAGATTTGAAAGGCCTCGAGAAAGAAACATTGATGAGAAGGATATGACAGTTCCAGAATTGAAGGCTTCAGAACAAGAAATGTCTCCAATGTCGCCGGGCACACATGGTAATGCATTTTCTGGAGCAGAGCTGCTGCCAGCCACTGGGAGTGCTGAGCCAGTGCAACAGGAGGCTACAGGAGATCCAGGGCTTCCTTCAGTTGCTGAAGCTTGA